Part of the Acidobacteriota bacterium genome, CGCCGGCGATGTGACACCCGCGCCCAAGTTCACTCACCTGGCGGATGCCCACGCCGGTGTCGTTGTCCAGAACGCCCTGTTCTTCCCGAGCGCCCGTGCCGACCGGCTGGTCGTGCCGCGGTGTACGTACACGTCGCCGGAAGTGGCGCACGTCGGCCTGGATCGCCAGGAGGCGGCGCAGCGCGGGATCGACGTCGACGTGATCGACGTGCAGCTCGAGGAGAACCATCGGGCCCTGCTCGACGGCGAGGAGGATGGGTTCCTGCGGGTCCTGCTTCAGCGAGGCAGCGATCGCGTGATTGGCGCCACGGTGGTGGCGACCGGGGCCGGCGATCTGATCGCACCGCTCGCGCTGGCGGTGACGCATCGGCTGGGACTCTCGAAGTTCACCTCGACGATCCTGCCGTATCCGACCCAGGCGGAGGTGCTCAAGAGGGCCGCGAACCAATGGCGCAGGACGAGGCTCAGTCCTGCCGTCCAACGCGTGTTCGACCGCTGGTTCCGCCTGACCGCCTGACCGCCTGACCGGCTGGGGAGCTGGGCGAGTTGGCGAGCCGCCTAGAGGTGGCGCCGTCGCGCTCTGCGCTGTCTTCGCCTCCGCCTGCGCCGCTTCGTGGTCCCGGTTGAGGCCGGGGACGGAGCCGGCTCGCCGACCTGCTGCCAGAATCCGAGCGTCTTGCCGCCGCTGCCGGTGGCAGCCGAGAGCAGGCCGAAGAGTTCCAGGGCGGGACGGAACGCATCGCGACGGACCAGGTTGTGAACGGCTCCGGGGCTGTGGCTTGGTTCGCACAGCCGCTGGAATGTCTCCAGGGCACGGGTGATCCGGACGCGCCGCCTGGCGGAGAGCGCGAAGCGGGTGCCGAAGTCGTCCACCACGTCATCCACGAGTCGTTGCAGGCGCCGGCGCTGAACCGCTTTCCCGCCGGCCTCGAGCCGTTCCCTGCCAACGACGATCCGTGGTAGGAGCGAGGTGGAAAGCAGCACCGCGAGCGGCACGTCCGGGTCGTTGTTGACGCGTTCGTCCAGTTGCTCCGCGAGTCGGGAGAAGCCGGCCGTCTGGGCCGTCGAGCCCCGCACTTCCTCGACTTCGGGCAGGACGACCGGCAGCAACCCCGAACGCCGCATCCAGTCGAAAGCCGCCGCGCTCCGGCCGCTGGCGAGGAGTTGGATCAACTCCTCGATCAGGCGGTGCGGCGAGGCCTTGGCGATCTCCCGGCGGTGCTCGAGGGCGGCGGCGAGAGTGGCGGCCTCGAGGTCGAACCCCAGGCGAGCGGCGAACTCGCACGCCCGCAGCATGCGCACCGGGTCCTCCCGATAGCGGAGGTTGGGATCGCCGATCACGCGGATCAGGCCGCGGTCGAGGTCCTCGAGGCCCTCGACATAGTCGACGACGGCGCGGTCGGAAGCCCGGTAGAGCAGGGCGTTGACGGTGAAGTCGCGGCGGAAGGCGTCCTGGCGTGGTGTGCCGTAGGTGTTGTCGCTGGTCACCAGGAGTTCACCCGGTGAACGACGTTGATGGTCGGGATCGGGCGCGCCGCGAAACGTCGACACTTCGACCACTTCGTCACTGAACAGGACGTGGACGAGACGGAAGCGGCGTCCGATGATCCGCGAGTTGCGGAACAGGCGGCGTACCTCCTCCGGCCGGGCGTCGGTGACGATGTCGTAGTCCTTCGGCCGCCGGTCCAGAAGCAGGTCCCGCACACTGCCGCCGACCAGACAGGCGTTTCTGCCGGCCTGGTGGAGCCGGCGGAGGACCTTTTGGGCGCCGGCAGAGAGTCGACGTGAGACGATCGGGTGCTTGGAGCGCGGCAGAACGGTGGCCGGGGCCGGCGCTTCCATCGGGTCAGGGTATCGCGATAGCCGATGTGGCGCGCGCCCGGCTGGCTGCTAGGCTGCGCCGCCGTGGGCGCCCTGGACGGACTTCGGGTTCTCGACCTGTCGCGGCTTGCGCCCGGGCCCTACTGCTCGATGCTGCTCGCGGACATGGGGGCGGACGTGCTGCGGGTCGACAATGCGATGGGCGGTCCGGTGAGGTCCGGCGACATGCTGTCCCGGAACAAGCGCAGCATCGCGCTCAACCTGAAGACACCGGGAGGCCAGCGCATCCTCCAGCAACTCGCCGCGGATGCTGATGTCTTTCTGGAAGGCAACCGGCCGGGCGTGTGTGCCCGGTTGGGATGTGACTACGCGACGCTCGCTGCGCTCAACGAGCGCTTGGTGTACTGCTCACTCACCGGCTACGGCCAGACCGGGCCGATGGCCCAGGCCGCCGGCCACGACGTGAACTACATCGCGCTCGCAGGTGTTCTGTCGCAGATCGGCAACGGCCGGGAACCGCCTCTTCCGCCTCTCAACCTGGTTGCCGACTTCGGTGGCGGAGGTCTGATGGCGGCCTTCGGCATCCTCTGCGCCCTGTTCGAGCGGGAGCGGTCCGGCTGCGGCCAGTACCTCGACGCCGCGATGATCGACGGGGCGGCGTCCCTGATGGCCGTGCACTTCGCGCAGAAGGGGGCTCGCTCGACGCCTGGCAAAGGCCTTCTCGGCGGTGGCGCCGCCTTCTACCGCTGCTACGAGTGCAAGTGCGGAGGCTACGTCTCGGTGGGCGCGATCGAACCGCAGTTCTTTGCCGCGCTGTGTGAGGGAACGGGTGTCGATGTCGCGCACGAGCAGATGGACACCGAACGCTGGCCGACTCACATCGATGCATTCCGGAGGGCCTTCCTGACCCGCACCCGGGACGAGTGGACCGAGGTCTTCAGCCGGCTCGACGCCTGTGTCGCACCGGTGCTCGACCTGGACGAGGCGCCGCGCCATGCGCACAACGCTGAGCGCGGCACGTTCCCGATTGGCCCGGATGGAGAGATCCACATCGCGCCCGCCCCGCGACTGGAGCGAACACCCGGTGACCTCCGCCGGCGCGAACCGCGGATGGGGGAACACACCGGAGAAGTCCTTCGAGGTCTCGGTTACGGCTCCGAGGAGATCGAGGGGCTCGAACAGAATGGAGCGATCCTGAGAGCATGAACGACACACCGACGCACAACGAACCGCCTCCAGGCGGAGCGGGAAGAGTCTTCGAGGATTTCGAGGTCGGCCAGATCTTCCGCCATGCCCTGGGCCGGACGGTCACCGAGGGCGACAACGTCTGGTTGACGATGATCACCCTGAATCCGAACCCGATTCACTTCGACCGCGAGTACGCGGGTCAGACGGAATGGGGGCGGCCCCTCGTCAACTCCTGCTTCACCCTGTCCCTGGTCACCGCGCTGACCGTCGGCGATCTGTCCCAGAACGCGGTCAACCTGGGTTGGGACCGGGTCCGTCTGCCGTATCCGGTATTCGAAGGCGACACGCTGTACGCCCAGAGTGAGGTGTTGTCCGTTCGCGAGTCGAAGTCGCGCCCGCACCAGGGCATCGTCGGCTTCCGTACGGTCGGCTACAACCAGGATGGCAGGCCGGTCATCACGTTCGACCGGACGATCCTTGTCTACCGCCGCGGCCACGTGCCGGCGAAGCCGGTGCGGCCGGAACTGCGCGCGTAGGCGCAAGCTCCTACTAGCGGTCGGCGAGCGCCTGGTACTCGCGCACGGTTGCGCCGGTGTAAACCTGGCGCGGCCGGTTGATCCGGTTCTCCGGGTCGCCGCGCATCTCCTTCCAGTGCGCCAGCCAGCCAGGCAACCGGCCCAGGGCGAACATGACGGTGAACATGTCGGTCGGCAGGCCCATCGCGCGGTAGATGATGCCGCTGTAGAAGTCGACGTTCGGGTACAGCTTCCGTGCCACGAAGTAGTCGTCCTGGAGCGCGACCTCTTCGAGGTTCCTCGCAATCGCGAGAAGGGGATCGTCGACGCCGAGTTGTGCCAGCACCTGGTCCGCGGCGCCCTTCAGGATGCTGGCGCGCGGATCGAAGTTCTTGTACACGCGGTGCCCGAAGCCCATCAGGCGGAAGGGGTCGTTCCTGTCCTTTGCGCGGTCGACGAAGCTGCTGAAGTCGTCGCCACTGTCGCGGATCGCTTCCAGCATCTCGATCACCTGCTGGTTGGCGCCGCCGTGGAGCGGCCCGGACAGGGCGTCGATGCCGGCGGAAATGGCGGCGAACAGGCTGGCGCCGGAGCTGCCGACCATGCGGACCGTCGATGTCGAGCAGTTCTGCTCGTGGTCCGCGTGCAGGATGAGCAGCATGTTCAACGCTCGAGACAGCACATCCGGCGGCTCGTAGGACTCGCACGGAACGGAGAACATCATGTTCAGGAAATTCTCCGCGTAACCGAGGTCGTTCTGCGGGTACACGAAGGGCTGGCCGATCGACTTCTTGTACGAGAAGGCGACGATCGTCGGCAGCTTGGCGATCAGGCGGACCACATGGAGGTCGACGTCCTCATCCTCCGAGTAGAAGGTGGCGAGCGACGAAATCATCGAGGACAGGATCGCCATCGGGTGCGCCGTCGGCGGGTAGGCCTCGAAGAACTTCTTCATGTCTTCGTGGATCAGGGTGTGCCGGCGCAGCTTGGAGCGGAAGTCGTCGAGCTCCTCCTGGTTGGGCAGCTCGCCGTAGATCAGGAGGTAGCAGACCTCGACGAAGGACGCTTCCTCCGCGAGCTGCTCGATGGGGTAGCCGCGGTAGCGCAGGATCCCCTGTTCACCGTCGATGAACGTGATCGCGCTGCGGCAGGATCCGGTGTTGCCATAGCCCGGATCCAGTGTGATCGCGCCGGTCAGGCTCCGGAGCGCGTGGCTCTGGATCGCCACCTCGCCCTCGGAGCCGACGATTACTGGGAACTCGACCTCCTGGTCGTCCAACGTCAGCTTCGCCACACTCATAACGTCTGTCTCACTTCGTGTGTTACCCGCGGTTGGCCTTGTGCCGGGCCGCATTCGGCGCGGAGTGTAGCAGCCCGTTGGGACGTTCCCGGGCCGCGCCGGGCAGCGTTTACACGCCTCGCGTTGCGGCTCCCCAGAGGGTCTTGTGCAACTGCGTCGAAACTCTTGCCGGAAGCCGGTCTTCGAGCACCCAGGATGCGAGCTCGGCGGGTTCCAGAGCATCCCAGACGGGTGACAGGTGGACGGTGCAGCGGCGGTCGATCCGGTGCTTGCGGATCGTGTCGCGCGCCCACTCGTAGTCTCCCCGGTCGGCGAGCACGAGCTTCACCTCGTCGGTCGGACGCAGCGCGTCGATGTTCGGCCAGTGGTTGTTCGACGCCTCGCCACTGGCGGGACACTTCAGGTCGACGATCCGCCGGACGCGGGGATCGACTCCCGAGATGTCCAGCCCGCCGCCGGTCTCGAGCAGAACCACCAGTCCTCGGTCGCAGAGCGCGCTCATCAACGGATGAACGCCGGGTTGGAGAAGGGGTTCGCCGCCGGTGACTTCGGTCAGCGGACAGTCGAATGCCAGCACTTCGGAGATGACGTCCTCGACCCGCATCCAGGAGCCTTCGTAGAAGCTGTACTCGGTATCGCACCAACTGCAACGCATCTGGCAGCCGGTCAGGCGCACGAGTACGCAAGGGCGGCCGGCGAAGGTCGATTCGCCCTGAATCGAGTAGAAGATCTCGTTGACCTTGAGCCGCTCCCTTGCGGGCAGTGCGGCGACCGGGTCGACGTGCCGCAGTCGATCAGGCGTCGTCGTCAAGGAGCTGGCGCAGCACGTACTGCAGGATGCCCGCGTGGCGGTAGTACTCGGCCTCCTGCGGGGTGTCGAGGCGCACCAGGGCCCGGAAGGTGGTCGCTCCGTTCTCGCCGGTCGCTCGCACCGTGACCTCCAGCCCGGGCTCGAAGTCCGCTGCGAGACCCGCGGCCAACCCCTCGACGTCGTACTCCTCGCGGCCGGTCAGCCCGAGTTCCTCGGCGCCTTCGCCGTCCCGGAACTCCAGTGGCACGATCCCCATGCCGACCAGGTTGCTGCGGTGGATCCGTTCGTAGCTCCTGGCGATGACAGCGCGTACGCCGAGCAGTCGTGGTCCCTTGGCCGCCCAGTCACGCGAGGATCCGGTCCCGTACTCCAGGCCGGCCAGAATGATCTGCGGCACACCGCGTTCGCGGTAGGCGGTGGCGGCGTCGAAGATCGTCGTGTGCTCGTCTTCGGGGAGGAGCGCGGTGTACCCGCCTTCCGTGCCGGGCACGAGGTGGTTGCGGAGGCGGACGTTGGCGAACGTACCGCGCATCATGACCTCATGGTTGCCGCGCCGGGCGCCGTAGGAGTTGAACTGGGCGCGCTCGACTCCCAGGTCGCGCAGGTAAGCGGCGGCCGGACTGTCGGGACTGATCGGGCCGGCGGGGGAGATGTGGTCGGTCGTCACCGTGTCGCCGAGCAGGGCCAGCACCCGGGCGCCGCGAATGTCCTCGACCGGCTCCGGCTGCCGCGGCATGTCGACGAAGAAGGGAGGCTGCTTGACGTAGGTCGAATCGGCCTGCCAGTCGAACGTCTGGCCGGAGGGAACGTCGAGCGCCTGCCAGGTCTCGCTGCCGGCAAAGACGTCGGCGTACTGGCGCGTGAACATTTCGGGCCGCAGCGAACTCTCGAGCGCCGCCTGGATGTCCGCCTGGGCGGGCCAGATATCGCGGAGGTACACCGGGCCGTTCGAGCCGCTGGCGAGGGGTTCGTTGTACAGGTCGACGTCGATGCGGCCGGCCAGGGCGTAGGCCACGACCAGGGGTGGCGAGGCGAGGTAGTTGGCCCGGACCTCGCTCGAGATCCGGCCTTCGAAGTTGCGGTTGCCGGAGAGGACGGAAACGGCGACGAGCTCGTCCTCGGCGATGGCGGCCGAGATGGCCGGCGGCAGCGGACCGCTGTTGCCGATGCAGGTCGTGCAGCCGTAGCCGACGGTGTGGAAACCCAATTCCTCCAGGTGGGGTGTGAGGCCGGCTTCCGCGAGGTAGTCGGTCACCACCTTGGAGCCCGGGGCCAGACTCGTCTTGACCCAGGGCCGGGTTCGCAGTCCGGCGCCGACGGCGTTCTTCGCCAGCAGGCCGGCAGCCAGCATGACGGAGGGGTTCGACGTGTTCGTGCAACTCGTGATGGCCGCGATGACCACGGAGCCGTCCGTCACCCCGGCTTGTTCACCGTCGTCCGCGGCTGCCGGTCGGGCCGCTCCGCCCTTTCCGTCGCCGTCGAGCACGGGTAGTCCGCTCGAGCGGGTGGACAGTTGCGGCAACTGGCTCAGGAAGGACTCCTTGACCTCGGACAGCCGGACCCGGTCCTGTGGCCTGCGCGGTCCCGCCAGCGAGGGCTCGACCGTGCCCAGGTCGAGTTCCAGCGTGTCGCTGTACTCGGCTTCCGGCGTATCCGGTCCGTGGAACAGACCCTGTTCGCGGCAGTAAGCCTCGACGAGTTCCACCTGAGCTTCGCTTCTGCCGGTGAAGCGGAGATAGTCGACCGCGGCCCGGTCGATCGGGAAGATGCCGCAGGTAGCGCCGTACTCGGGCGCCATGTTCGCGATCGTCGCCCGGTCGGCCAGCCGCAGTTCACGGAGCCCGGGCCCGAAGAACTCGACGAACTTGCCGACGACGCCGTGGTTGCGGAGCATCTCGGTGACCCGCAGGACGAGGTCCGTCGCGGTCGTGCCTTCCGGCAGCCGTCGGAGCAGGCGGAAGCCGACGACTTGGGGGACGAGCATCGCGATCGGCTGTCCGAGCATCGCCGCCTCCGCCTCGATGCCTCCCACGCCCCAGCCCAGGACCCCGAGTCCGTTGATCATCGTCGTGTGGGAGTCGGTACCGACCAGGGTGTCGGGATAAGCAAAGGGCGGTTCGGCGGCGCCATTCTGGGAGGTCATCACCCCGCGGGCGAGGTACTCCAGGTTGACCTGGTGGACGATGCCGGTCGCCGGCGGCACGACGCGGAAGTTCTCGAACGCGGTCTGGCCCCAGCGCAGGAAGAGATAACGCTCCTCGTTGCGCTCGAACTCGCGCTCGGCGTTGATCAGGAGTGCGGCCGCGGAGCCGTACTCGTCGACCTGCACCGAGTGGTCGATCACGAGTTCGGCGGGCTGCAGGGGATTGATCTTCGCCGCATCGCTGCCCATCCGCGCGATCGCGTCGCGCATGGCGGCGAGGTCGGCCACCGCGGGCACGCCGGTGAAGTCCTGCAGCAGCACGCGGCCGGGCATGAAGGCGATCTCGACATGCGGTTCGGCCGCGGGCTCCCAGCGTCCGACGGCCTCGATGTCGTCGGCCGGCACGATGCGCCCGTCCTCTCGCCGCAGGAGATTCTCCAGGAGGATCTTGAGCGCGTATGGAAGGCGTGTCACCGGCAGGCCAGCGGCTTCCAGTGTCGGCAGGTGGGCGATCCGGAAGGTGCGTCCTCCCACGCTCATGGTTCGTTTGGCGCCGAAGCTGTTCGTCATGTCCACAAGATAACCCAAAGCGGCGCGGGCGTCAGTGTCCGGCCGCATCCATCAGGTGCCGGCGTGTAGAGTCGCGCCATGTCCGGACTGGATGATCTCGAGACGCCAAGTCTCCTGATCGCCATGCCCCAGGTTCTGGACCCGTTCTTCTTCCGGGCGGTCGTCCTGCTGGCGGCCCACGAGGAGGGCGGCGAGGGGGGAAGTCTCGGTTTCGTCGTCAATCGACCGAGCCAGCTCAAGATCAACGAGGTGCTCCAGGAACTCGATATCGAGTGGCTTGGCGGCTCCGAGGCGACGGCGTTCGTCGGTGGCCCGGTGCAACCGGAAGTAGGCACCGTGCTGCTGTCCCTGGATGGCTTGACCGGCCTGGAGGCGGATGGAATCACCCGGATCGCGCCGGGCGTGGGCGCCACGCAGAACATCCTCGCGCTGCGGACACTGGCGCGCAGCGCTCCGGACCGCATGCGGCTCCTGCTCGGTCACGCCGGCTGGGCGCCGGGTCAGTTGATGCAGGAGGTCAGTCGCAGCGACTGGTTGACGGCGCCGGTAGAGGAGTCGATCGTGTTCTCGCCCGATCCGGGCGACGCCTGGTCGACGGCGCTCGCCTCCCTTGGAATCGATCCGGGGACTCTGCCGAGCTGGACGTCCGGCGACGGCGCGTCAAACTGACTCCCTAGCGGCCGGTGGAGCCGAAGCCGCCGTCGTTGCGCTCTCCGGCAACCGGATGCGCGCCGAGCGTGTCGTCGTCACGGAACGCGATCTCGGGCACCGCGGCGACCACCATCTGGGCCAGCCTTTCGCCGCGCTCAACCATGATCATGCTCCGGCCCAGATTGACGAGCAGCAGTTTGAGCTCACCGCGGTAGTCGCTGTCGATCGTACCGGGTGCGTTGAGCACGGTCAGGCCGCGCCGGTAGGCGAGTCCACTGCGGGGCCGGATCTGGGCCTCGTAGCCGGCCGGGAGGCCGAGGATGAGACCGGTGGGAATCAGTGCGCGGGCGCCGGGTTCGATCCGGACCGGGGCATCCGTGGCGGCGCGCAGATCGTAGCCTGCGCTTCCCGCCGAGGCGCGCTCGGGCGGTCCGGCGGAGTGCGGCAGCCGGCGGATGCCGACGGTGACGGTCAACGGTTGCGTTCTCCTGGCGCGGCGCCGTCCTGGATCTGTCCCTCCCCGAGCACGCCGGGTGGGAACGGTTTGCCGATCCAGGCGCTGGTCAGACGCGGCGGCGGACGGCCCTCCGCGACGTTGCCAGGCCGGAGCTGGATCAACTCGCTGGTGAAGTACCAGTTCTCGACGTCCTCCTGGCCGTTGAAGATCCTCATGGAGGGGCCGGGCGTAGCACTGTAGACGCCCAGGATCGGTCCGACGGTCGGGCCTTCGCCCTCCTCCTCGTTCGGAGGCGGCACGGCGGTGAGCCCCCCGCCACCGGCGCCGCCTGCCGCGCCCGCATTGGCTGGCCCGGCGCCTCCGGTCCGGCGGTTCCCCTCGCCGGCGTTGCTTGGAGCTCCCTGCATCAGCAGGCCCCAGCGCCCCTCCTCGTCCATCGGATTCGGCCACAACTGCCGGATGACCCGCGGTTCGACCTCGATGAGTTCCTCGAGCGCCGTCGGCAGGCGGCCCTGGCGAACCCGGAATAGGCGGATCGCCTCGGCGTACTGGAGCCCCCGAAAGATCAGCTCCTCTTCCTTCTGCCGCTTGGCCCAACTGCTCCAGTACGGCAGCGCCGCGGCGACCGCGATGTTCATCACCGTGATCAGAACGGCGAGCACGACGAGGTTGTAGCCGGCCTCGGAGGATCGGTCCGCGGGACAGGCGCCGCGGTTTGCCGGGTCACCAATCGGCATAGGCGGTGCCCTCCAGCGAGTTCTCCTCCGAGCCGGAGTGAACGTCCTCGATACCGGGATCGCCGAAGGGTGAGAGATCGGTCTCGGCCCAGGGGTCCTCGTCGGAGAGCGCGGGGAACTCGGCGAAGACCTCAACCCAGGTTTCACTGGTGCGGGTGATCGGATCGAGCGGAATCGCGCGCAGGTACTCCTCCTCGACGAGCGTCTGGAGGCTCGGCGGGTAGTGCCCCTTGTCGGCGTAGTGCTGTTCGATGGCGTCGCGCATGACCCGGAGGTTCTGCTTCAGCGCCGCCTCCTGCGCCCGTCTGGGCGCGTTCTTCAGCAGGGGAACCGCGACGGCGGCAAGGATGCCGATGATCGCCATGACGATGATCAGCTCCAGCAGGGACATGCCGCGCTGGCCCATGATTCTCCGATTCATGTCACCACTCCCGGTATGGAACACGGTTCAGACCGACGCCTTCCGAGAGGGAGTAGACGTCGTAGACGTTCTCTCCACCCCAGTTCCTGTCGTCCGGTTCATCCTGGTAGCTCCTGAGTCCCCAGTCCGCCTCGCCGGTCATCGGGTCGACCGGAATTCGGCGCATGAAGCGGATCTCGCCGTCGGCCTGGCCGATCAACTGAACCGGCTCGATCAGGAGCTCGAGTTCACTCGGATAGCCGTCGGTCCCGATCTCGATCGGAATCAGGCCGACGTCGCTGTAGCGCTTGTGTTCGTCGATCGCGTTGCGCAGCGTGCGCAGGTGCGCCCGGAGTTCGGCCTCCTTGATCCGCTTGTTCGTGTAGACGGCGGTCGGCAGGGCGACGGCCGCCAGCGTCAACATCACGGTGCACACGGTGACCAGTTCCACCAGGGTGTACCCGGCCCTTCGCCATGCGCCGTTCGGCATCCTCGCCCTCACGCGACCGTCTCCGGCCCCCGGTCGGGCGGCCCGTCGTCCTGGATCTGGATTTCCAGGGGGGAAACGGTCGGCGATGGCAGCGCTTCGAGTTCGGGGCCTTTTGGCTTCGCCCGCTCGACCGCGATCGTTGCCTGACCGGGTCCTACGGCCCGGACTTCTAGAGCCAGCAGGTGGCCCCGGCCGGCCACTCCCGCCCGATCGCCCAGCCGGCTCAGGCCGACGATGACCGTGCCTGGTGTCGAGTCGTCCGTCATCAGGGAAACCTCGCTCTGATCGCCGAGGAAGGACCCGGCTCTGACGGCGGTCACCTCGATTCGCTCGGGGTCGTACTGGAGCCGTAGCGGCAGGTGGGAGAGCGGAGTTCGGGCACTGATGTCCAGGCGCGCCTCGAAGCTGTCGCCGACCCTCGCGCGCAGCGCCTGGGGCGCGAAGGAGAGCTGGATCTCGGCGTTGGCGCCCGGAGGCGAGGGCTGGAGGCTAGCGAGGACGATCGCGGGGGGGAGGTCGGGCAGACCGGCGTTCTTGAACGAACCGTTCGGCGGCGGGACGAGTTCGACGCCCAGGGGAGGCTGATCTTCGCCCTCTCCACCGCCTTCGGGTTCCGCGTCGCGCAGGCCCGGCGGGAGCCGCTCCTCCAGTTGCTGCCGCGTGTCGTCGCTTTCCTGCGCCGGCTCGTCGAACGGACCGTCGATCCCCGAGTCGATCCGCGGACTCGAACCTCTGAACACGACGTTCTGCTCCGTGCCCACCCAGATCGGCGCCAGGTCCTGCTCGGTGATGTCCGCCCGGCGGATGATGTGCGGTGTCAGCGTGAGCACGATGTCCGTGCGCCGGTTGTCGCTCCGCCTCCTTGAGAACAGCCGCCCCAGCACCGGGATCTCCGACAGTCCAGCGATTCCGTCCTGTCGATTCGACTCGTTCGTGCGGATGAGCCCGGCGAGGAAGTTCGTCTCGCCGTCGCGCAGTCGGATGCTGGTCGTGATGTTGCGGCTGCCGATGATCGGCTGGTCGCCGATCTGGCCGCTCAGATCGCTGACCTCGATGTCGAGGTCCAGGGAGATCTCCTCGTTGTGGTGGACGCGGGGTGTGATGTCCACCTGGATGCCCACGTTCTGGTACTGGTACGACGTGATGGGCACGACGTTGCTGCCCGCGGTGTTCGCCGTGTTGAAGCTGGTCACCGGGATCGGGACCCGGTCGCCGATCGAGAACGAACTCTCTTCTCCTTCGGTGATCCGGACCTGGGGCTTGGCCAGCGTCTGCGCGTCGGTCGAGTTCTTCACGAAGTCGAACAGGAAGCCGGGAACGGTCAGCACCCAGTTGTTCTGGTTCAGCGATTCGACATCCGACATCCTGAGCGGCACGTCCTCGCCGCCGATGTCGAGGCTGATGCCGAGGGTGTTCGTGTCGAGCGATAGGCCCAGGTCCTGAAGCTTGGTCGTGTTGATCTCCAGCAACTCGACGTCGATGACCACTTCGGCCTTGGCCTTGTCGGCCTGCTCGATGATGCGCTCAGCGACCTTGACCTTCTCGACGCTGTCGAGCATGACGATCGCGTTCAGCCGCTCGTTCGCGGCGATGAACCGGGTGGCCAGCAGGCTGCGAAGGACGGTCATCACGTCCTTCACGTCGGCGTTCGACAGGAAGAAGGTCTGGATGATCCGGTCTTCGTACTGCTGGCGGTTCGCCGGCGTGTTCTGCAGGATCATGATCGTCTGCTCGTCGAGCACCTTGTAGAAGTGGCCAAGGCTCTGCATCAGGATCTCGAGGCCTTCAAGCGCGGTCACCTCGCGCAGCTCGATGGGGCTTGCGATCTGCGCGTCCCGCAGGCGGGGATCGAACACGACGTTGAAGCCGAACGCCTGCCCCATCGCGCGGTAGATCTCCATGAAGGTCGCGTTCGGGAAGTCGAAGGTGATCGGTTCGTCGGAACGCGGACTCAAGACCGGCGGCATCGGTTCGGCGCCGCGGCCCTCTTCCTTGAGCTGGGAGATGGTTCGCGGGCCACGGCCGCTGCTCTCGATCCGGGTCCGGATCTTCTCCAGTTCGGTGAGGGCGTACTGGTTCGTCGGGTCGAGCTGCACGGCGCGCTGCATCTCCAGCAGGGCGTCGCGGTCACGGCCGGCCTCCTGAAGCTTCCTTCCCTCCTCGAAGTGAGCATGAGCGGCCTGGGTCTTGGCGCGCAGCAGACCGGCCCGGTAGCGGAGATCCGAAGGATCGGTGGCGACCAGCTCCATGTAGCGGAGGACGGCGGCGTCCCAGTCGCCCGCGAGTTCGGCGTGTTGGGCTTCGCGGAAGCTCCGGTAGCCGCTGCAGGAGGCAAAGACCACCAGAGCCAGGAGAGCCAGCGCCAGGGAGCGCAGCCGTTGTCCGTTTCGTTGTGCCATGTCCTCTGATCCTCAGCCGTTCGGCCGACCACCTATCGCCAGTCGCACCGCGGGTTCGTCGGGGAAGCCGACGAACAGCAGGTCGACCGACTCGTAGCCGATCCGTTGTACTTGAAACAGGTCCTTGACCAGGTCGCCCGTCAGCGCGTTGTAGATCGCCGAGCCGTCCGAGAACACGGCGACTGGATCGTCGTCGCGTCCCAAGGTCCCGAGGTAGACGATGTCGACGGCGGGAGGCCGAGGGCC contains:
- the pcnB gene encoding polynucleotide adenylyltransferase PcnB, translated to MEAPAPATVLPRSKHPIVSRRLSAGAQKVLRRLHQAGRNACLVGGSVRDLLLDRRPKDYDIVTDARPEEVRRLFRNSRIIGRRFRLVHVLFSDEVVEVSTFRGAPDPDHQRRSPGELLVTSDNTYGTPRQDAFRRDFTVNALLYRASDRAVVDYVEGLEDLDRGLIRVIGDPNLRYREDPVRMLRACEFAARLGFDLEAATLAAALEHRREIAKASPHRLIEELIQLLASGRSAAAFDWMRRSGLLPVVLPEVEEVRGSTAQTAGFSRLAEQLDERVNNDPDVPLAVLLSTSLLPRIVVGRERLEAGGKAVQRRRLQRLVDDVVDDFGTRFALSARRRVRITRALETFQRLCEPSHSPGAVHNLVRRDAFRPALELFGLLSAATGSGGKTLGFWQQVGEPAPSPASTGTTKRRRRRRRQRRARRRHL
- a CDS encoding CaiB/BaiF CoA-transferase family protein encodes the protein MWRAPGWLLGCAAVGALDGLRVLDLSRLAPGPYCSMLLADMGADVLRVDNAMGGPVRSGDMLSRNKRSIALNLKTPGGQRILQQLAADADVFLEGNRPGVCARLGCDYATLAALNERLVYCSLTGYGQTGPMAQAAGHDVNYIALAGVLSQIGNGREPPLPPLNLVADFGGGGLMAAFGILCALFERERSGCGQYLDAAMIDGAASLMAVHFAQKGARSTPGKGLLGGGAAFYRCYECKCGGYVSVGAIEPQFFAALCEGTGVDVAHEQMDTERWPTHIDAFRRAFLTRTRDEWTEVFSRLDACVAPVLDLDEAPRHAHNAERGTFPIGPDGEIHIAPAPRLERTPGDLRRREPRMGEHTGEVLRGLGYGSEEIEGLEQNGAILRA
- a CDS encoding MaoC family dehydratase is translated as MNDTPTHNEPPPGGAGRVFEDFEVGQIFRHALGRTVTEGDNVWLTMITLNPNPIHFDREYAGQTEWGRPLVNSCFTLSLVTALTVGDLSQNAVNLGWDRVRLPYPVFEGDTLYAQSEVLSVRESKSRPHQGIVGFRTVGYNQDGRPVITFDRTILVYRRGHVPAKPVRPELRA
- a CDS encoding citrate synthase translates to MSVAKLTLDDQEVEFPVIVGSEGEVAIQSHALRSLTGAITLDPGYGNTGSCRSAITFIDGEQGILRYRGYPIEQLAEEASFVEVCYLLIYGELPNQEELDDFRSKLRRHTLIHEDMKKFFEAYPPTAHPMAILSSMISSLATFYSEDEDVDLHVVRLIAKLPTIVAFSYKKSIGQPFVYPQNDLGYAENFLNMMFSVPCESYEPPDVLSRALNMLLILHADHEQNCSTSTVRMVGSSGASLFAAISAGIDALSGPLHGGANQQVIEMLEAIRDSGDDFSSFVDRAKDRNDPFRLMGFGHRVYKNFDPRASILKGAADQVLAQLGVDDPLLAIARNLEEVALQDDYFVARKLYPNVDFYSGIIYRAMGLPTDMFTVMFALGRLPGWLAHWKEMRGDPENRINRPRQVYTGATVREYQALADR
- a CDS encoding radical SAM protein: MTTTPDRLRHVDPVAALPARERLKVNEIFYSIQGESTFAGRPCVLVRLTGCQMRCSWCDTEYSFYEGSWMRVEDVISEVLAFDCPLTEVTGGEPLLQPGVHPLMSALCDRGLVVLLETGGGLDISGVDPRVRRIVDLKCPASGEASNNHWPNIDALRPTDEVKLVLADRGDYEWARDTIRKHRIDRRCTVHLSPVWDALEPAELASWVLEDRLPARVSTQLHKTLWGAATRGV